The sequence GGTGCGTTGGCTTGCTCTGCGTTAACTAATCGCGAAATAAGTTTCGCTACTCCTTTCTATCTATCAATGCTTTCACTTCCAAGGGCAATCCCAACAGGTCAATAAATCCTCTGGCAGAAGTGCGATCAAACTTATCTTCAGCTCCATAAGTAGCCAGTCTCTTCTGATAAAAGGAGTAAGGAGATTTTCTGCCCACAACCCAGAGATTCCCTTTGTACAGCTTCACTCTAACAGTTCCCGTAACCTTCTCCTGAGTTGCACAAACAAAAGCATCTATTGTCTTCTTAAGCGCTGACTCCCAGAGCCCACAATAGACCAGTTCTGCATAGCGGAGAGCAATCAATTCCTTATAATGGAAAGTATCCCTATCGAGGGTTAAACTCTCCAATTCCCGATGCGCTAAATATAGAATTGTTGCTGCGGGAGCTTCATAAATTTCCCTGGATTTGATTCCCACCACTCTATTCTCCACCAGGTCGACGCGACCAATCCCATGAGCTCCACCTATTCTGTTCAGCTTTTTGATCAACTCTACCGGCGAGAATAACTTCCCATCTATCTTAGTGGGAATTCCCTGTTTAAAATATATATCTAAATAGACAGGCTTGGAAGGTGCCTTTTCCGGAGGAGTGGTTATCTGATATACATCCTCTGGAGGCTCCTTCCAGGGGTCCTCCAATGGTCCGCATTCAATACAGACTCCCCAGAGATTCCTGTCAATACTATAGAGTTTCTCTTTCCCCGTAGAGACGGGAATCTTATACCTCTTAGCATATTCCACCTCTTCTTGACGCGATACCATCTCCCATTCCCTCAAAGGAGCCAATATCTTCAGTTCAGGATCCAACGCTTTAAAAGTCAACTCAAACCTCACCTGGTCGTTTCCCTTTCCTGTGCATCCATGGGCCACTGCGTCTGCTTTCTCTCTTTTAGCTATTTCTACCAATTTTTTAGCAATCAGAGGCCGGGAAAGTGCTGCAGAGAGAAGATATTTACCTTCGTAAACAGCATTGGCCTTGAGGGTGGGGAATATATAATCCCGGACAAATTCTCCTTTCAAATCCTGAACATAGACCTTAGAAGCGCCAGCAGCTATTGCCTTCCGTTTCAAATCCGAAACTGTGTGCACAGCCTTTCCGGCAAGCTCAAACTGACCCACATCCGCAGCAAAGGCCACCACCTGGCAACCATAGTTTTGTCTCAGCCAGTGAATTATTATGGAAGTATCCAGCCCT comes from bacterium and encodes:
- a CDS encoding argininosuccinate synthase; translation: MEKVNKVVLAYSGGLDTSIIIHWLRQNYGCQVVAFAADVGQFELAGKAVHTVSDLKRKAIAAGASKVYVQDLKGEFVRDYIFPTLKANAVYEGKYLLSAALSRPLIAKKLVEIAKREKADAVAHGCTGKGNDQVRFELTFKALDPELKILAPLREWEMVSRQEEVEYAKRYKIPVSTGKEKLYSIDRNLWGVCIECGPLEDPWKEPPEDVYQITTPPEKAPSKPVYLDIYFKQGIPTKIDGKLFSPVELIKKLNRIGGAHGIGRVDLVENRVVGIKSREIYEAPAATILYLAHRELESLTLDRDTFHYKELIALRYAELVYCGLWESALKKTIDAFVCATQEKVTGTVRVKLYKGNLWVVGRKSPYSFYQKRLATYGAEDKFDRTSARGFIDLLGLPLEVKALIDRKE